TTATTTACTTTAAAAACGGGGAAAAAGATttaacttttatttaaaaaattaaaatgttgaGTTCTAGTATATTTGAGGTAGATTTAATTTTTCCACCTAAAACGCGTCACCCTTGTAGACACCAATATGAGCGATTGGGGGACTCACCTAAGTCTAACTAGGGGAATTAACTAAGTATCACCTAAGGGAATCAACAAAGTCTTGCATGAGGGACTTAATTAAGTCTCTCTTGAGGGACTCAACTAAGTCTCTCTTGAGCGACTCAACTAAGTCTCGCATAAGGGACTTAACTAAGTCACTTCCGAGGGACACAATTATGTTGCTTTTGAGGAACTCATCTGAGTGTCATTTGAAGGACTCGACTAAATCTTGAGGGGACATTCGAGATTAGTGGGCAAGGGTAGAGACTTGACAAGGAGCACGCTATTGGCCATTTACTTTCTCGAATTTCCCTTACACTAGTTTGAATGCCCTCATTTTGGTTAGAGCGCCCTTGGTATTGATGTGTCACCTAAGTCTCCAGGTTTCTCGCCTATGAAGTGTGAGCATATAACATGTAATGGGCCAATAGAAGCTACATAGGAAGTCGCGGATTTAACCGCACCTCCTAAATTTCAGCAAAACGACCACTCACGCTTAGACTGGTCGTCGAATTATAGGGGACTATGTTTGATTCCCAAGGATATAAATACATCATTATTATTACACTAAAGGGGATCAATCTCTAACACAGAAAATCACATATTCAAAAATTCTCAATTCATCGTGTGGGTTACCTCTATTTCTCAACAAGCCCTAAAAGTCTTTGACAATTTTTATCCGACACAACTTATCACGCATAGCATACTTCTATCTAATTCAAAAACTTTACATGACAAACTATTAATAAAACCCTCTACATAGGCGTATCTACATAGTCTCTTACTGTTATTAATTTTTAGAGGACTTAAAgatttaattttattgaaaattatgaaaaaaacttagtttttatattaaataaaaaaaatccaaattaaaGAATTAGTCCCAGATTAATTAAGAATCGAGGCTAATGGAAATTTATAAACAACAGTCATCTACCTCAATCCAACAGAACAACTTTTCTAAAAACTAGAAGAATACTCAAAATGGACAATACCTCATAGTTATAATGTTGCAGACATGAAGTCAACCATAACATTGGCAAATTAGGATTAGTACTTAGTGttgcaaattaaaaaataattacattaGTGCTCATATGAAATTGCATagacaattaaaattaaacttttaTACAAAATCCAAActctaataaaaaaaatgataatataCTTGCGGTAATATAGTACTTGACTTTCATTAAGCTAGCAAAATATAAACAAATAGATGGACTGATATTCATTACGCTCTTATCTAAGTTGTTCCATCTGTAGCATATGAATCTAGAAGAATTAAGAACATGTTTCAGAAAACTAAAATGAAATCAAATAACTTTGATTGCCATGAATACAAACCTACACCACAGAGGTTTTGTTATTAAAGATAAGATAACAATATATCCAAACAAATAAATCATCATTAAAGAAACTTACTTTCAGGGACATGAAACCAAGCTTTCAATGTAATAATGGTTACGGAACTTCCAAGGTTTATCGATACTCTCTGCTTTTTTATTTCTCAAATTATAGAGAATTGCAGTGTCTGGATTTGACAATAATAGGGTATCAGTCTTCTCAGACATGCATAATGGTATACACCGAAACTGCAAGTCATTATATATTTGAAGATCATGATATCTAATTTTAAAGAATTGTGTCCAAGAATCTTCAACTCCGAATTCCTTCATTTGCCATATAACAAAATGAGTTTGTTTGAAATcatgagaaaaacaaagagagtcCTTTAACACACTTAAATATGGCATAACAAATGGCACTTCAACGAAACCTTGCGGAAGAGACAACCTAGTATGTGTCTCCGTGCCCAAATCAAGTGAAATAGCCGCAAATTGTTCTATAGTAATATCCTTGCACTTGTAAGGACGGGGAGAGCGGAGATTGCATATTGCCAACCAAATAACACTATCACGCATATGCACAAAATGCATTGCGAAATGATGACATATAGGAGAATTTGGGATATTTCTCCAAACATTATCACCCAAATTGAGAACTTTTACCTCCGTGGTACGATTAATGAAATGCACCAgcttataagtgtttcttgaactATCATAACCAAAAGTCAAATTATAAAGTCTAGCATCACCAGTGATTCGTAATTGATATGACAATTTCCTCGTTGCGGGATTCCAAAAACGAAGGCTCATCTTTTTACGGTTACCATTAACTTTATAACCCAAACAGAGTAATCCATTGCAGGAACCAACTATATAGAAACAATCCTTATAGTTGCGTTGAAAGTAAGGATCATTTGGAAGGGTGAAACGAATTGAAGGATTATGAG
The sequence above is drawn from the Vicia villosa cultivar HV-30 ecotype Madison, WI unplaced genomic scaffold, Vvil1.0 ctg.001398F_1_1, whole genome shotgun sequence genome and encodes:
- the LOC131634952 gene encoding F-box/kelch-repeat protein At3g06240-like yields the protein MSPSSSPVFIPHDLIIEVLFFLPVKSVIRLMCMSKTFHSLVSDPTFVKLHLHRSARTRDVSLVSNSEGDSATLNVVSLSHNPSIRFTLPNDPYFQRNYKDCFYIVGSCNGLLCLGYKVNGNRKKMSLRFWNPATRKLSYQLRITGDARLYNLTFGYDSSRNTYKLVHFINRTTEVKVLNLGDNVWRNIPNSPICHHFAMHFVHMRDSVIWLAICNLRSPRPYKCKDITIEQFAAISLDLGTETHTRLSLPQGFVEVPFVMPYLSVLKDSLCFSHDFKQTHFVIWQMKEFGVEDSWTQFFKIRYHDLQIYNDLQFRCIPLCMSEKTDTLLLSNPDTAILYNLRNKKAESIDKPWKFRNHYYIESLVSCP